The genomic region TGGTGGAATTGCCTTTGCTTGCCTTGGGCAACCGGTGAGTACCTGTACTTTTATTTCCTCTAATTTTTTTATCATCATTAACAGCTGGAAACATAATTTGTGTATTCAAAATGTTGTATTTTTAAGGTTAAGGTACATGAACCTACAATTCAAAGTATATTGCAGGTGATTACAGGTTATCTACTTGCAGGATCTATAATTGGGCCTGgaggttttagctttgtcaatgaAATGGTGCAAGTAAGGTGCTTCCACCTTTGTGGGTTGCTTTTTCTAATGGGTTCTCTTTATGGCCTGCATGTTTGACATGGATACACATGCCCTTGAAAACCTCTGTACAAGAGACCTGCCCTGTAGACTTGTGTAGAAACATATGTTTCCTGGCTAATGTCTCCTGCCATCATATTTCTAACATGATGTGTGTGCGCGCACGATCAGTTCTTTTATATGTATTTATATATTTACAGCATGGCTTAGTTTATTTGTACCTGGATAAATTTGGTCTACTGTTTCATTCATTCTAAAATCAACTGTCCTTACAATTATCTTGCTTATGCGTTTCAAGACCTACTGATTTATGTTATTCTGTGCTGCCTACTATGCAATCACAATGTCGATAAGATGTACATAAGTAGTCCATGTTTTTAAGTATGGCATTTTCTTATATTGCATGCTCAGTTCTACATGTATTTTATATATACTACAGCATGGCTTAGTTTATTTTCTACCTGTATAACTTCACTCCACTATTTCATACATTCTAAAATCAACTATCCTTACAATTATCTTGCTTATGAGTTTTGAGACCTACTACTGATTTCTGTTATTCTGTGCTGCCTACTATGCAATGGAAATGTCGATAAGATGTATATAAGTAGTCCATGTTTTCAAGTGTGGCATTTTCTTATATTCCACTGTTTCTTTTCCAGGTTGAAACGGTAGCCCAGTTTGGTGTGATATTTCTCCTGTTTGCATTGGGACTTGAGTTTTCTACTGCAAAAGTATTTTACCTTTACCATTTCTTCCCTCATTCAGTTGGCAACACCATCTGTGATCTGAAGCTAATATACTGTTGTTTTTACATTGCCTCAGCTTCGAGTTGTTCGTGCTGTTGCTGTTCTCGGAGGATTGCTCCAAAttatgttgttcatgtttctttgTGGTATTTTGGCTACCGTGAGTTTCGTCTCTGTTGTCCGCATTATGATATATACTTTGGAGCTGTCTTATTACGTTGTGTAAACCTAGTTGTCACTCTTCTTGAGGGGAACATTGAGATCTTTTATTCTATGTCCTGACATCAAATAATTTAATTGTTTCATAAAACATTGATCAGAATAACAAGATTTGATGCATCTGTAACTCATTTGAACATGCGGCCAATATAAGTGACTAGAAGGGATTATGCAGTAGAAGTAACCAAGTCAGCTTCCTGGAGCTTGACCTGCCAGTGTTTTGTGAAAAAATATTTGATGCATTTTACTAAGCCAGAGGGGTGAAAACGATTGCCGGTCGGTCGGAAATTTACGCGGTTTCATAATTAATCTACTTACTGACGACTGACGTTGATAgatatttgaaattcaaaatttaaAAACGGTAATTTTCGGAAACGATACAGTTACGAGACACCGGTTACAGGAATTTCAGTTACGGTTTTCAGCCATTGCCAGCTATTTTATTTGTTTCTAGGTTGTATGGCCTTGTCTTGATTCATAAGAGCATGGTTGACAGATCTTTTATGCTGTTTAATGCAGCTATGTGGAGGCAAAACTAAAGAAGGTGTTTTTGTTGGTGTTCTTCTCTCCATGTCTTCAACAGCTGTCGTAAGTATCTGGTCAGGGTCAACAGGTGGCCAGTGGCCTATCAGAGAAATCAATATTTTTCAGTGTCAATAACTCTTGCCATTATGATTATTTGGTCCAGTAGCCTggctctcttcctccctctctctgTCGCTCACGCATTTGCAGACACACAAAATGTTTGGTGCTGCATTTTGTGTTTGAAATTATCTCGAAGCAAGTGAATGCATGAATACATAATTGTTTGTGAATGACTAACATTCTTTGCTGTGCTGTAGTGTGGTTCTCACAATTGCATGCACCTTTTGTTGTACACAAACTCATTTTAGTTTCTGAGAACAACCTTTTTATTATTTGAAAATATAAAAAATGCCAGTAGGGGCTTCATCTGCTGCTCATATATATGAAAAATATTTGCCTGTACCACAAATGGAGTCAGTACATCTTGATTGAGAAATTTAGCACCTGATGTTTGAAACCTGAATATAGTATGCTTGGATGTTTTGTCACTTGCAACTGCAATAAGCTCATTATTTATGTCATTGTGTAGTCATTCGTGATGCTGCTGGTGTGCCACCTGGTTATCTGTTTATTCAAATAATGGTGAGTTTTGTTTATGAAGGTTTTAAAGTTTCTGATGGAAAGAAATAGTATCAATGCTCTTCATGGCCAGGTTACAGTCGGGATACTTATATTGCAGGTCTGTCTACTTTCTTTATCTTTTGTGTGCAAGATGCATCTGTGTACATGCATCTAGTGTCTGCCATTGTTAAGAAAAGTTGATCCAAGgcacttttctttttccttttttataAATTAAGAAATATATCTCAGTTGTGTGACATCCTATTTCTCCTGCCCCCCAGGATTGTGCTGTTGGCCTGCTGTTTGCGCTTCTTCCAATTTTGAGTGGTACATCTGGCCTTCTTCACGGAGTTGCATCAATGATGAAGTCGTAAGTGCAGCATTTCTTTCCCCCTTTTGCCCTGAAGCCTGAAGTACTTTGGTAACCTTTATATTGCAAATTTGTTTTACAATGAGTTGAATGTTTTGTTGGCTTATCCACTTGATACAATTCTTGTACACTAAGTTCATGTTTTCTTGACATGGTGGCAAGTCCAGTTGATACAACATTGCTAACCCCAAGGCCCAAAGTCACCCTAATAGTTTATGATCTCTTTATTATCTTGTATTTAATATTACTAATTGTATTATCCATTATATTTTGTTTGCTAGCCTATAAAAGTATTCTAGTATATAGTCAGTTGTGAAATTAATTTTTGATACAAAACTTCTCAGGCTGGTGGTATTGATAACATTCCTGACCATTCTCTCTATCCTCTCCCGTACCGGCGTTCCTTGGTTTCTTAAACTGATGATAAGTCTGTCATCACAGGTAAAGTTTGATTTTATAAGAAAGCAGTGCACCTTTTTGAGCAATTTGAGTTTTGATCTTGTAGAACATTCTTACCAGCAATCTTATGTTCTGGTTGCTCTGCATGTCACACAGACAAATGAACTATATcagctggcagcagttgcattctGCTTGTTATTTGCTTGGGTGAGTTTCTACTGCTCTTATATTGGTATGTTGTGAAAACTGTGCAGTAACATAGAAAAGGGGTCTTATTTTTGTACAGCGCAAGCGTTTGCATGTGCTAAAAGCCTAAAACCTGCTAAAAGTTATGTTTTAAACGAATCAATAAAGGGGTATTGCAAATGCTTACTTCATACATAAAACATATATAAAGGAACACAATACTTACTTTCCTGAACTTATCTTTACCAATTGAACTTTTCTAGATTTTGATTTAGCTTATGGACCTATATTTCTTTACTTTATCATCAAAACTGTATTTGTTAAAGACTTAAAGGTATGCAGATGAGCAGATCTTAAAAATTCTTGTCATTCTCATGTTTACATCCTTCTATGATGCAGTGTAGTGATAAGTTGGGCCTGAGTCTCGAGTTGGGTTCTTTTGCAGCTGGAGTAATGATATCAACAACAGACCTTGCACAACATACTCTTGAACAAGTAACTTTTTACATGTACCTTGCATGTTTTTTCTGTCCCCTTTCCAGGAAAAGGGGGGAATTACTATCTACTACCCCCTCTTTCAAACCACAGGCCACTTTAGCTTTGTTCTAAGTCAAACATCTTTGACTTTGGCCAAATATTAAAAATACATCAACAAATGCACAAGGCACGTTTCATGGATAATTTAATGAAATCAATTTGATGTTGGAGCATTTTCTGTAAACCTTGTGAAAGTTAGAGAAGTTTGACTTATGAGATTGCTGAATTGATCTATAATTTGGAACGGAGAAAgtctttagtttgatctttattttATGCTTGAGCAAACTCATAGCTAGACTCTTGTAGTTAGTAATTCATTATATTGTTCTCTTATTTCAGGCTTGTTCTTTCTGCAGATCGAACCCATCCGCAACTTTTTCGCTGCTCTTTTCCTTGCCAGCATTGGGATGCTAATTAATGTCCATTTCTTGTGGAACCATGTGGATATACTCCTTGCAGCAGTAATTTTGGTGATCACCGTAAAGACCTTTATTGTTGCTATTGTTGTAAAAGGGTTTGGGTATAGCAACAAAACATCTCTTCTTGTAAGTCCTTTTTCATATCTTCCTTAATGCACTCACATCTGCCAGTGCTCATAAAATCACATTAACCGTGTTTGTCCCCACAGGTCGGCATGTCACTTGCACAAATAGGAGAGTTTGCTTTTGTTCTCTTAAGCCGTGCTTCAAGTATTCATCTAATCGAGGTTATTTTCTTGATATTATCTTCCATTTTTTGTGTTATGCCACACACAAGAGCCATGGTTGTGCTGACAATTTAAAACTATGGGGACCTTGTTATTCTTCAGCATAAAGTACATGTAAATGCATAGTTTTCAGTGATGCTGCCTTGTTATTCTTGTAAGCACTGATATATCATAATTTAACTTTAGATGTCAAAGTTTAACTTCAGCATGTCTAGCAAAGCATGCAAATCTTTTTGTTAGGAGAGGAAACctaaaccctaactagggttgggATGATTTATTAATAGATAGAAATGTATATGGACGTGGCCTAAGCCCATTACAGTTGAGACACATATGTCTAAAACCTCCGCAGTCGCAACTCTAGGcattacagatgttgagactggaccaAAACTCTGAGAACACTGTAGAGGGATGCCCCTTGGTGGAGAATACCATGTTAGGAGGGGAAACCCTAACTGGGCCTGGGATGCTCTATTAATAGATAGAAATGTATATGGGCTGGACCTAAGCCCATTACAGTTGAGACACCCACTTATATCTAACACTTTTGATGCTATCAGTATTAAGTATTAAATATATATTATACTTCCCAGTGTAGTCTGTTGGCACTAGTTCCCCTTTTTAGTCGCCCAAGAATCCCTAGTACTACTATTTTCAAGTTAATGGGTGACATCTGATAACTTGTATTTGATTTTTTACAGGGCAAGCTATACCTGCTTCTTCTTGGAACCACTGCACTTAGTTTGGTATTTGCCTCCATTCCTTTTAAGCTATTCATTTTATCTAGATAAGCATTGCCATTCAAAATTTCAGTGCGAACGAGATCGATTTTTTTTATTTGTAATGAATATTTCATTCAGGAGAGTTTTTTTATTTGTATGTAAAATACTACTATGCTAAAGAGTCAATTTCATGCAGTGAGGCAAGAGGTCTCAGAAATAACAATTTCTTGTCACTTTAGGCAAGAACTTTATACTTCGGACACTGGTTTTAATATGTTTTATGGGGGCGTTTGGTGTACAGCCAGCTGCCACTGCAGCCAGCACCACAAATAGTTTGCAGTCTTGTCCACGAATCATTTCCTTATGGAGTGTTTGGTTTGACCGTTTGAGGAATGGGCTAGCGCTAGTCTATCATTTTCTCACTCACTTTTTTGGTTTGGTTTGTGTAATGTAATGAGTTGATCCGTTACCACCTTATTCCTtacagttagtactaatatgaggaatgaggttatgtcaccaaatttgaggaatgaactCATGATGTACCACCTCATTTTGGATGGAGTGattactcaaaccaaacacccccttagtgttTGGTTCTGAGCCAAATGGTGCAGAAAAGTGAGTGACGGAAAAACTTGCCTTCCGAATTGATAAATCTATAGATCCAACTATTACAAACCGCATGATCCAAGCAACATGAATGAGGTAAACTGATCCACAGGGGTTCATCAGTCATCTCACTTGTCCCATGGGTTGGGGTCACAAAATGTCTGAGCAACCATAAAAGAAAACTAAGCAGAAGCTAAGGGGCATCTTGAAATAATTTCACATGTCTAATCGACAATTTGTGAATAGCACCCTTCTTAGTGGCGTTGCCGAAAAATCTTGAGACTAATCTCTTGTCTTGTCTTTTGTCATGCCTTCATCCTGGCTTGCTGTTCATCCGATGACCGAGTTTCATGAAATTAATATGGCAACTGACTCTTGTGTGTACCTTTGCAGGTGACAACCCCTCTGCTATTCAAAATGATCCCTGCAATGGTCCACCTCGGGGTTCTTTTGAGATGGTTTTCTGTCGATACCAATCAGGTGGAGGTACACGATCATACCAGTTGAGTTCATTGATGGATTGCTTTACTCTAGAATGTTTGCCAATCAATTCATCGGTTCTTCCTTTTCAGCTGGGCCTGAAAAATGATGTCCTCCGCATCGATAGCGGCAAGCGCATAAATCTGATAGTCCAAGGCTCACATGACTCATGACACATTTGACACACTGCAAGCTACTTTTTGTATGGCTTAAGTTTACAAGCTCTGTAAAGTGTTTTCACCTGTACTGAAGAGTTTCTAGCAGATATACGAGGGTGGAGGCAAGAGAACTCAACTCAGATCTTGCTCCTAGTGCAAGATCAATCCTCCCCCGTCATGACGGCTGCAAGGGCAAAGTCGGGTTTTGCCGTTCTTGAGAGCAGTGTGTCTTGGATGATTGGTGCAGTGAGTGGCTGTCGACCCCAAATGAGGGTCTCGTGTAACATATGAATGTATGGTGATTAATTAATTGGATTAGCATGATAGGATGTAGGCCTGATCCTCAGTAAAGGTTATGCCCTTGTGTTCTTTCACCAAAGTTGTGTATCCTCACTACACGAAAGTGTGTACGACATCCATCAGATCACGAATTTTGTTGTGTAGCCATATATGTCAGTTTCTTAACATGTCCAAGTTCATGAGTTTTTTTTTCCTCACGGGAAGCTTTTGAGTAACCTTTGTTCAGATATCACTTTGTTGGATCGAGTCCAGGATCTCAATGATGGGTGTGTTTCAATGAATTTGTTCACTTTTTATTATACCATGTTGCATGGTCGCCTCGTATATGGTGAATTACCAGCTGCAGTGCATGCGTTCTAGGCGATTCACGTGTGTATTAGGAAATTTTAAATCCGTATCCTAGTTACATCATTGTTCAGTTTTCTTCAGCATCATTACTCAGTTTTGTTCCTTTCTAGTTTACTACCCATCAGATTTAGCTCCGGCAGCCCCGTGGCCCTCCGCCCCCGCGCCGGCCCAGGGGCAAACCCGCCCATAGCCAAAAGTTACATTTTTCAGCTTCTGTCGTAGCTTCTCTCAGCTCGAATTCCGCAGCTTCTGCGATGATTGAGCGGCCGGGTGGATGGATATTTTGGTAGGAGCTGTTTTCCAGCTTGTGAAGCCGACAACAATCCCTACCAACCAGGCTCTTGGTACACGACGCGACAGCCGACAGGGTCACAAGAAGTTACCGGCTCAGAACAAGTTCATCGAGTCTCGATGTCTGTTCTTTGAAAGTCGTTCTCCCTCCATCCCAAGACGTGAGCCTCATTTTGACCTCTTAAGTCGTGGCATACATTGTACATATTACATCTACCACGACATTATGCACACAGCACCGCGGACATATAGACTTCAATGTGTACAGAGTTCACATGCCACGAGCACTGCTTATCCGCGCTTGGTAACCGTTGACGTTGCATCGCTGGTAATGTACACGCTGCATCCCAGCACGGCCGCCTGGAATAGAAGCATTTTCAGGCTGACCAGCTGCTAGCTGATGGTAAACAATGGCAAGTGAGGGGCTACTGCTGCTTCCTGCCGCGTCGCTCCAGTCTGCTTCTGATGGTCGATGTTGAAGTACATGTCTCTgccgaactatctacttgcctggGCCTGCCTGTTCATGACGTCATGGTAGTATAGAAGGACACACATCGGCTGTCCGACTATACTGAAGAACCAAAATATCATGTTGCCCACCTGCCAAATAAGAAGATGATGGTTAGGTAGTGGCAAGAGGTAATGGGAAAAAAAGGACATAATTGACACAGCGTACCATTACATGCTTGAACGTAGCATGGAGATATCTTGTCAAGAATACCAACGGTATCTGTGAGTCAGACATCAACCAGTGTCAGCCTATGTGAAAACAGTGGAAGGTACATTGTATCCAAGATGTAGTATTGTTCTTATGGATGTAATGATGGAATCAAAACGTAAGAGAATAGACACTGATGGACTCAAAAGAAAAGGCAGGGATAATTACAAGTCGTTCTAGTTTTCCTAGATTCGTAGCTACGCATCTAGATAATGTCCAGATATATAACTCTTAGCATTATCTATAAAAGCCAAGTCATAATGACTTACAGTTCGAAATGGAGGTAGTAGTTATTATATTATTACTACTTCTATACCTGAAACCATGATCCTATTTT from Zea mays cultivar B73 chromosome 6, Zm-B73-REFERENCE-NAM-5.0, whole genome shotgun sequence harbors:
- the LOC103629819 gene encoding K(+) efflux antiporter 4 isoform X2, with the translated sequence MLTRRRSNHPGCSFPLPFLVCGLLLAAAVAFSPAAAAEAADGGAGHEGRAGKPEVEAEAEARGDGVAVAEAGGEVVAQGNATEAKEGSLADMIDRALEKEFPESEGEQGGGETDPGSFNNTVAEKQGVLETVARRVTKKNETKDNKSFPFKEVFLDRTEQEDVPTLIDRKDNVFIISNPKSKYPVLQLDLRLISDLVVVIVSATCGGIAFACLGQPVITGYLLAGSIIGPGGFSFVNEMVQVETVAQFGVIFLLFALGLEFSTAKLRVVRAVAVLGGLLQIMLFMFLCGILATLCGGKTKEGVFVGVLLSMSSTAVVLKFLMERNSINALHGQVTVGILILQDCAVGLLFALLPILSGTSGLLHGVASMMKSLVVLITFLTILSILSRTGVPWFLKLMISLSSQQSYVLVALHVTQTNELYQLAAVAFCLLFAWCSDKLGLSLELGSFAAGVMISTTDLAQHTLEQIEPIRNFFAALFLASIGMLINVHFLWNHVDILLAAVILVITVKTFIVAIVVKGFGYSNKTSLLVGMSLAQIGEFAFVLLSRASSIHLIEGKLYLLLLGTTALSLVTTPLLFKMIPAMVHLGVLLRWFSVDTNQLGLKNDVLRIDSGKRINLIVQGSHDS
- the LOC103629819 gene encoding K(+) efflux antiporter 6 isoform X6, with amino-acid sequence MLTRRRSNHPGCSFPLPFLVCGLLLAAAVAFSPAAAAEAADGGAGHEGRAGKPEVEAEAEARGDGVAVAEAGGEVVAQGNATEAKEGSLADMIDRALEKEFPESEGEQGGGETDPGSFNNTVAEKQGVLETVARRVTKKNETKDNKSFPFKEVFLDRTEQEDVPTLIDRKDNVFIISNPKSKYPVLQLDLRLISDLVVVIVSATCGGIAFACLGQPVITGYLLAGSIIGPGGFSFVNEMVQVETVAQFGVIFLLFALGLEFSTAKLRVVRAVAVLGGLLQIMLFMFLCGILATLCGGKTKEGVFVGVLLSMSSTAVVLKFLMERNSINALHGQVTVGILILQDCAVGLLFALLPILSGTSGLLHGVASMMKSLVVLITFLTILSILSRTGVPWFLKLMISLSSQTNELYQLAAVAFCLLFAWCSDKLGLSLELGSFAAGVMISTTDLAQHTLEQIEPIRNFFAALFLASIGMLINVHFLWNHVDILLAAVILVITVKTFIVAIVVKGFGYSNKTSLLVGMSLAQIGEFAFVLLSRASSIHLIEGKLYLLLLGTTALSLVTTPLLFKMIPAMVHLGVLLRWFSVDTNQVEVHDHTTGPEK
- the LOC103629819 gene encoding K(+) efflux antiporter 6 isoform X5, whose translation is MLTRRRSNHPGCSFPLPFLVCGLLLAAAVAFSPAAAAEAADGGAGHEGRAGKPEVEAEAEARGDGVAVAEAGGEVVAQGNATEAKEGSLADMIDRALEKEFPESEGEQGGGETDPGSFNNTVAEKQGVLETVARRVTKKNETKDNKSFPFKEVFLDRTEQEDVPTLIDRKDNVFIISNPKSKYPVLQLDLRLISDLVVVIVSATCGGIAFACLGQPVITGYLLAGSIIGPGGFSFVNEMVQVETVAQFGVIFLLFALGLEFSTAKLRVVRAVAVLGGLLQIMLFMFLCGILATLCGGKTKEGVFVGVLLSMSSTAVVLKFLMERNSINALHGQVTVGILILQDCAVGLLFALLPILSGTSGLLHGVASMMKSLVVLITFLTILSILSRTGVPWFLKLMISLSSQQSYVLVALHVTQTNELYQLAAVAFCLLFAWCSDKLGLSLELGSFAAGVMISTTDLAQHTLEQIEPIRNFFAALFLASIGMLINVHFLWNHVDILLAAVILVITVKTFIVAIVVKGFGYSNKTSLLVGMSLAQIGEFAFVLLSRASSIHLIEGKLYLLLLGTTALSLVTTPLLFKMIPAMVHLGVLLRWFSVDTNQVEVHDHTTGPEK
- the LOC103629819 gene encoding K(+) efflux antiporter 4 isoform X3 encodes the protein MLTRRRSNHPGCSFPLPFLVCGLLLAAAVAFSPAAAAEAADGGAGHEGRAGKPEVEAEAEARGDGVAVAEAGGEVVAQGNATEAKEGSLADMIDRALEKEFPESEGEQGGGETDPGSFNNTVAEKQGVLETVARRVTKKNETKDNKSFPFKEVFLDRTEQEDVPTLIDRKDNVFIISNPKSKYPVLQLDLRLISDLVVVIVSATCGGIAFACLGQPVITGYLLAGSIIGPGGFSFVNEMVQVETVAQFGVIFLLFALGLEFSTAKLRVVRAVAVLGGLLQIMLFMFLCGILATLCGGKTKEGVFVGVLLSMSSTAVVLKFLMERNSINALHGQVTVGILILQDCAVGLLFALLPILSGTSGLLHGVASMMKSLVVLITFLTILSILSRTGVPWFLKLMISLSSQTNELYQLAAVAFCLLFAWCSDKLGLSLELGSFAAGVMISTTDLAQHTLEQIEPIRNFFAALFLASIGMLINVHFLWNHVDILLAAVILVITVKTFIVAIVVKGFGYSNKTSLLVGMSLAQIGEFAFVLLSRASSIHLIEGKLYLLLLGTTALSLVTTPLLFKMIPAMVHLGVLLRWFSVDTNQVELGLKNDVLRIDSGKRINLIVQGSHDS
- the LOC103629819 gene encoding K(+) efflux antiporter 4 isoform X4, with product MLTRRRSNHPGCSFPLPFLVCGLLLAAAVAFSPAAAAEAADGGAGHEGRAGKPEVEAEAEARGDGVAVAEAGGEVVAQGNATEAKEGSLADMIDRALEKEFPESEGEQGGGETDPGSFNNTVAEKQGVLETVARRVTKKNETKDNKSFPFKEVFLDRTEQEDVPTLIDRKDNVFIISNPKSKYPVLQLDLRLISDLVVVIVSATCGGIAFACLGQPVITGYLLAGSIIGPGGFSFVNEMVQVETVAQFGVIFLLFALGLEFSTAKLRVVRAVAVLGGLLQIMLFMFLCGILATLCGGKTKEGVFVGVLLSMSSTAVVLKFLMERNSINALHGQVTVGILILQDCAVGLLFALLPILSGTSGLLHGVASMMKSLVVLITFLTILSILSRTGVPWFLKLMISLSSQTNELYQLAAVAFCLLFAWCSDKLGLSLELGSFAAGVMISTTDLAQHTLEQIEPIRNFFAALFLASIGMLINVHFLWNHVDILLAAVILVITVKTFIVAIVVKGFGYSNKTSLLVGMSLAQIGEFAFVLLSRASSIHLIEGKLYLLLLGTTALSLVTTPLLFKMIPAMVHLGVLLRWFSVDTNQLGLKNDVLRIDSGKRINLIVQGSHDS
- the LOC103629819 gene encoding K(+) efflux antiporter 4 isoform X1 is translated as MLTRRRSNHPGCSFPLPFLVCGLLLAAAVAFSPAAAAEAADGGAGHEGRAGKPEVEAEAEARGDGVAVAEAGGEVVAQGNATEAKEGSLADMIDRALEKEFPESEGEQGGGETDPGSFNNTVAEKQGVLETVARRVTKKNETKDNKSFPFKEVFLDRTEQEDVPTLIDRKDNVFIISNPKSKYPVLQLDLRLISDLVVVIVSATCGGIAFACLGQPVITGYLLAGSIIGPGGFSFVNEMVQVETVAQFGVIFLLFALGLEFSTAKLRVVRAVAVLGGLLQIMLFMFLCGILATLCGGKTKEGVFVGVLLSMSSTAVVLKFLMERNSINALHGQVTVGILILQDCAVGLLFALLPILSGTSGLLHGVASMMKSLVVLITFLTILSILSRTGVPWFLKLMISLSSQQSYVLVALHVTQTNELYQLAAVAFCLLFAWCSDKLGLSLELGSFAAGVMISTTDLAQHTLEQIEPIRNFFAALFLASIGMLINVHFLWNHVDILLAAVILVITVKTFIVAIVVKGFGYSNKTSLLVGMSLAQIGEFAFVLLSRASSIHLIEGKLYLLLLGTTALSLVTTPLLFKMIPAMVHLGVLLRWFSVDTNQVELGLKNDVLRIDSGKRINLIVQGSHDS